One window from the genome of Bacillus carboniphilus encodes:
- a CDS encoding ABC transporter permease: protein MAKYLIKRLLFILLSLFMIVTATFFIMRMAPGSPFASEKSLPPEIMENFNNKYGLNDPWYEQYFRYLGQVAQWDFGPSMKYKGQTVNSIIADGFTVSLTLGAEALLIAIGGGILLGVIAALRHNRWQDYSAMVIAVLGISVPSFILAAGLQYYFAFKLGWFPIARWESFMHTILPAIALAATPMAMIARLTRSSMLEVLNQDYIKTAKSKGLSQRAITYRHAIRNALLPTITYIGLLFAGIITGSFIIENIYAIPGLGKQFVVSITNRDYSVIMGTTVFYSTLLLFSMLILDIIYGFIDPRIKLTKPRKGEA from the coding sequence ATGGCAAAATACTTAATCAAACGCTTACTATTCATTCTCCTCTCTTTATTTATGATCGTCACAGCAACATTTTTTATCATGAGAATGGCACCAGGAAGCCCATTTGCCTCTGAAAAATCACTACCTCCCGAAATCATGGAAAACTTTAATAACAAATACGGATTAAATGATCCCTGGTATGAACAATATTTTCGTTATCTTGGTCAGGTGGCCCAATGGGATTTTGGTCCGTCGATGAAATATAAAGGACAAACTGTAAACTCCATCATTGCAGATGGCTTTACCGTATCTCTCACCTTAGGAGCAGAGGCCCTACTCATTGCGATTGGTGGAGGAATTTTACTTGGAGTCATTGCTGCACTAAGACATAATCGTTGGCAAGATTATTCCGCCATGGTGATAGCCGTACTCGGAATATCTGTCCCCTCTTTTATATTAGCGGCAGGTTTGCAGTATTATTTTGCCTTTAAGTTAGGCTGGTTTCCAATTGCCCGGTGGGAGAGCTTTATGCACACGATTCTTCCTGCCATTGCATTAGCGGCAACCCCAATGGCTATGATTGCTCGATTAACTCGCTCCAGTATGCTTGAGGTATTGAATCAAGACTACATAAAAACAGCAAAATCAAAAGGGTTGAGCCAAAGAGCCATCACTTATAGACACGCTATTCGAAATGCCCTTCTACCGACCATCACGTATATTGGACTTCTCTTTGCTGGAATTATCACCGGAAGCTTCATTATTGAAAACATTTATGCGATTCCTGGACTCGGAAAGCAATTTGTCGTCAGCATTACCAATCGAGATTATTCCGTCATTATGGGGACAACTGTTTTTTACAGCACCCTCCTTCTCTTCTCCATGTTAATTCTAGACATTATTTATGGATTTATTGATCCACGAATTAAATTAACAAAACCACGGAAAGGAGAAGCATAA
- a CDS encoding AEC family transporter, translated as MILIDVVIPVMAIFVIGFVVQKIFDFDIRSISTLSLYVLTPFLVFETFSTNELSWEYVHIVLFCICFCLILLSLSFLYGKIRKTNKTVTTAFMLAATFMNAGNYGAPLIYFALGERAFSYAIIVMVVQSILMNSIGLFLAANGSSMRAEEDFSPWKKMATMPVLYALILGISFQIFHLRVPGFLEQPVAMLSDACIPLIMLALGMQLAKIQFKSVNWYELSVITLARMVISPLVAVVVLSFVTLDPLLEKVFIIVASMPTAANITLLAIQFKTEPDFVSAVTFMTTLLSMVTIPIVLVFLGV; from the coding sequence ATGATTTTAATAGACGTAGTCATACCAGTTATGGCAATCTTTGTAATTGGCTTTGTCGTTCAAAAGATATTTGATTTTGATATCCGATCCATTTCGACTCTATCCCTATATGTACTCACTCCTTTTTTAGTGTTTGAAACATTTTCTACAAATGAATTGAGCTGGGAGTATGTACATATTGTTTTATTCTGTATTTGTTTTTGTTTAATATTGTTGAGTCTATCTTTCTTGTATGGAAAAATTCGAAAAACAAATAAAACCGTAACGACTGCCTTTATGCTAGCTGCTACCTTTATGAATGCTGGTAACTACGGTGCGCCACTTATTTACTTTGCTCTAGGGGAGAGGGCTTTTTCTTACGCCATCATCGTAATGGTCGTTCAATCGATTTTAATGAATTCGATCGGATTATTTTTAGCTGCGAATGGGTCCTCCATGAGGGCGGAAGAAGATTTTTCACCGTGGAAGAAAATGGCTACTATGCCCGTTTTGTATGCCTTAATACTAGGAATTAGTTTTCAAATCTTTCACCTTAGAGTCCCGGGCTTCTTAGAACAGCCAGTCGCTATGCTTTCAGATGCCTGTATTCCACTAATTATGCTTGCTTTAGGGATGCAGTTAGCCAAAATTCAATTTAAGAGTGTAAATTGGTACGAATTATCGGTTATTACGCTGGCTCGAATGGTTATATCTCCTTTAGTTGCAGTGGTTGTCTTATCGTTTGTTACGCTGGATCCGTTACTCGAGAAGGTTTTTATCATCGTCGCGTCTATGCCGACTGCTGCGAATATTACGTTATTAGCGATTCAGTTTAAAACCGAACCGGATTTTGTTTCTGCTGTTACGTTTATGACCACTTTACTAAGTATGGTTACGATTCCCATTGTTTTAGTATTTTTAGGTGTGTAA
- a CDS encoding ABC transporter ATP-binding protein: protein MKKLLEVKDLHVTFDIYGGKVQAVRGVSFDVYKGETLAIVGESGSGKSVMTQALTKLIPMPPGKITAGEVLLEGVDLVKKSDKEMEKVRGNEISMIFQDPMTSLNPTMKIGKQITEVILKHHQVSKNEVKQRAINLLQLVGIPFAENRFHQYPHEFSGGMRQRAMVAIALAANPKLLIADEPTTALDVTIQAQILELMKDLQHKTESSIIFITHDLGVVANVADRVAVMYGGQIVEIGTVDEIFYDPRHPYTWGLLASMPSLDSDDKSALAAIPGSPPDLTNPPKGCAFAPRNPYALAIDYEQEPPMFQISNTHFAKTWLLHPNAPKVEPPEAVQLRMRSMSGNFESPVLVKEEKSND from the coding sequence ATGAAAAAACTATTAGAAGTAAAAGACCTACACGTTACTTTTGATATATATGGAGGAAAAGTTCAGGCTGTTCGAGGGGTCTCTTTTGATGTGTATAAAGGAGAAACCCTTGCGATTGTCGGGGAGTCTGGTTCCGGTAAAAGTGTTATGACTCAAGCATTGACGAAGCTCATTCCGATGCCTCCAGGTAAAATTACAGCCGGAGAAGTATTGCTCGAAGGTGTAGATTTAGTGAAAAAATCGGATAAAGAAATGGAAAAAGTTCGTGGGAATGAAATCTCCATGATTTTTCAGGACCCAATGACCTCTTTAAATCCAACTATGAAAATAGGAAAACAAATTACAGAAGTTATTTTAAAACATCACCAAGTTTCTAAAAATGAAGTAAAACAACGGGCCATTAATCTTCTCCAATTAGTCGGTATTCCTTTTGCAGAGAATCGGTTCCATCAGTATCCACACGAGTTTTCAGGTGGGATGCGCCAGCGTGCGATGGTGGCCATTGCACTAGCAGCCAATCCCAAGTTGCTGATTGCAGATGAACCGACGACTGCATTGGATGTAACCATTCAAGCTCAAATCCTAGAGTTAATGAAGGATCTCCAACACAAAACGGAGTCTTCTATTATATTTATTACCCATGACCTCGGGGTAGTGGCAAACGTAGCAGACCGAGTGGCTGTCATGTACGGTGGGCAAATTGTAGAGATTGGTACGGTTGATGAAATCTTTTATGACCCTCGTCATCCGTATACCTGGGGGTTACTTGCTTCTATGCCGAGTCTTGATAGCGATGATAAGTCCGCATTAGCTGCCATCCCTGGTTCACCACCGGATTTAACGAACCCGCCTAAGGGCTGTGCTTTTGCACCAAGAAACCCTTATGCTCTTGCGATTGACTATGAACAAGAACCACCTATGTTTCAAATATCAAACACTCATTTTGCAAAAACTTGGCTTCTCCATCCCAATGCACCTAAAGTGGAACCACCAGAAGCCGTTCAGTTACGAATGCGCTCTATGTCCGGAAACTTTGAATCTCCCGTTTTAGTAAAGGAGGAAAAGTCTAATGACTGA
- the sigJ gene encoding RNA polymerase sigma factor SigJ → MKPLLFSISYGLLGSYSEAEDIVHDVFLTLQQKDLTDTQNIKAYLCKMATNRCIDVLRSAQKKRVTYMGEWLPEPIGEAFSEIEKSIENKDVLSLVYLKLMEVLSPNERAVFLLKEGFHLSYSEIASLIDTNEVNCRKLFSRAKKKVTMEKAPQFKVKENRRVIEEFIQAFELGEMEKVLQYVGPDVTLYSDGGGVVKAAIRPILARDRVLLFLQGIYAKRPETIEFEIEMVNGQPSIVSRVDGRVLQVISFHFSSHQIQGIYIMLNPAKLKHID, encoded by the coding sequence ATAAAGCCTCTGCTTTTTTCCATTTCATATGGACTGCTGGGCTCCTATTCAGAGGCGGAGGATATCGTCCACGATGTCTTTCTTACCCTTCAACAAAAGGACTTGACCGACACTCAAAATATTAAAGCGTATTTATGCAAAATGGCTACAAACCGTTGCATAGATGTATTGCGGTCGGCTCAGAAGAAAAGGGTTACGTATATGGGCGAGTGGTTACCTGAACCCATAGGCGAGGCTTTTAGTGAGATCGAGAAGAGTATAGAAAACAAAGATGTGTTAAGCCTTGTATATTTAAAATTGATGGAGGTCCTATCACCGAATGAAAGGGCAGTCTTTTTACTAAAAGAAGGTTTTCATCTTTCCTATTCGGAAATCGCATCATTGATTGATACTAACGAGGTCAACTGTCGCAAGCTTTTTTCAAGGGCTAAGAAAAAAGTAACGATGGAGAAAGCACCACAATTTAAGGTGAAGGAAAATAGAAGGGTAATAGAGGAATTTATTCAGGCGTTTGAATTAGGAGAAATGGAGAAAGTTCTGCAATACGTTGGTCCAGATGTTACCTTATATTCGGATGGAGGGGGCGTTGTTAAAGCGGCTATCCGCCCAATATTAGCAAGAGATCGTGTCCTACTATTCCTGCAAGGTATTTACGCAAAACGCCCTGAAACAATCGAGTTTGAAATTGAGATGGTCAATGGGCAACCAAGCATTGTTAGTAGAGTAGACGGGCGAGTTTTACAGGTCATCTCTTTTCATTTTTCATCGCATCAAATTCAAGGTATCTATATCATGTTGAATCCTGCGAAATTAAAGCATATAGATTGA
- a CDS encoding peptide ABC transporter substrate-binding protein yields MKKQLLVLLGLMLVISMFLAACSGGDSADPEPGDDPGTENPGTDDNDDEGTKDDGASDSAQHLRVNIKTEPFSLHPGLANDTTSGSVLAQTFEGLTRIGQNGEPEPAMAENIETNDDQSVYTFTLRDAKWSNGDPVTAEDFAYAWKWALDPANESQYAYQLYYIKGAAAANSGEGSLDDVGIKVVDPKTLEVTLENPTPYFLELTAFYTYYPVHKATAEANADWHTNAGDQYVSNGPFVMTNWDHGNQITLEKNENYWDADTVKLQTVDMYMINEDATELSMYQGGELDWAGDPFGSVPVDAIPSLKDQGILNTKAITGVYWYQFNTTVEPFNNVNIRKAFTYALNRKAIVENITLGGEIPAMAIVPPSMFPENEKGYFEDNATDKAKEHLQMGLEELGLSDVSELPDITLSYNTDDTHAKIAQAVQQMWKEALGIEVGLENTEWQVYIDQLHSGDFQVGRMGWLGDFNDPINFLEIYRDADGGNNNTFWEDPNYKQLLIDSQTEKDAAAREAMLKEAEEIFMDQLPAAPVYFYTNVWLQAENLKDVVVSGLGDVQLKWAYFE; encoded by the coding sequence ATGAAAAAACAATTACTTGTGCTTTTGGGACTTATGCTTGTCATCTCCATGTTCCTGGCAGCTTGTAGTGGCGGGGATAGTGCAGATCCAGAACCTGGTGATGATCCAGGTACGGAAAATCCCGGCACGGACGACAATGACGATGAAGGAACTAAAGACGATGGTGCTTCAGACTCTGCTCAACACTTACGAGTCAATATTAAGACAGAACCATTTTCACTACACCCAGGTCTAGCAAACGATACGACCTCTGGTAGTGTACTTGCTCAAACATTTGAAGGTTTAACTCGTATCGGTCAAAACGGTGAACCCGAGCCTGCAATGGCAGAGAATATTGAGACAAATGATGACCAATCCGTTTACACATTCACTTTACGTGATGCGAAATGGTCCAACGGGGACCCCGTAACAGCTGAAGACTTTGCCTATGCTTGGAAGTGGGCATTAGACCCGGCGAACGAATCACAATACGCTTATCAACTATATTACATCAAAGGTGCAGCTGCAGCCAACTCAGGTGAAGGCTCCTTGGATGATGTTGGGATTAAAGTCGTGGATCCTAAAACATTAGAAGTAACACTTGAAAATCCAACTCCTTATTTCTTAGAACTTACGGCTTTCTATACCTACTATCCTGTTCATAAAGCAACTGCCGAAGCAAATGCAGACTGGCATACAAATGCCGGCGATCAATACGTATCCAATGGTCCTTTTGTGATGACAAACTGGGATCATGGAAACCAAATTACACTTGAAAAGAATGAAAATTATTGGGATGCAGATACAGTTAAACTGCAAACCGTTGATATGTATATGATTAACGAAGATGCTACAGAGCTTTCGATGTATCAAGGTGGAGAGCTTGACTGGGCTGGAGATCCTTTTGGTTCCGTTCCGGTTGATGCCATTCCATCTCTAAAAGATCAAGGCATCTTAAATACAAAGGCCATTACAGGTGTGTACTGGTACCAATTCAATACAACAGTTGAACCGTTTAATAACGTAAACATTCGTAAAGCATTCACGTATGCCCTAAATCGTAAAGCCATTGTAGAAAACATTACGCTGGGTGGAGAAATTCCAGCAATGGCCATCGTTCCACCATCCATGTTCCCTGAGAACGAAAAGGGCTATTTTGAAGATAATGCTACGGATAAAGCTAAAGAACATCTACAAATGGGTCTAGAGGAGCTTGGACTTAGTGATGTTTCTGAGCTTCCAGACATTACGCTTTCTTATAACACAGATGATACGCATGCCAAGATTGCTCAAGCCGTTCAGCAAATGTGGAAAGAAGCATTGGGCATTGAGGTCGGACTTGAAAATACAGAGTGGCAAGTATACATTGATCAGCTTCATAGTGGAGACTTCCAAGTGGGACGTATGGGCTGGTTAGGAGACTTCAACGATCCGATTAACTTCCTAGAAATCTACCGTGATGCCGATGGTGGTAACAACAACACGTTCTGGGAGGATCCAAATTACAAGCAACTACTCATCGATTCTCAAACAGAAAAAGACGCTGCTGCGCGTGAAGCCATGCTAAAAGAAGCAGAAGAAATCTTCATGGACCAATTGCCAGCTGCACCTGTTTACTTCTACACAAACGTATGGCTACAAGCCGAAAACTTAAAAGATGTAGTTGTATCAGGTCTTGGAGATGTGCAGTTGAAGTGGGCTTATTTTGAATAA
- a CDS encoding ABC transporter permease yields MTEPKMNPNPFDIVGAKSSDAEKISKPSLSFWKDAFVRFRKNKLAMLGIIMLILLIFMALFGEAISGHDTEKTDLLNTNKPPSSEHWFGTDDLGRDMFARTWEGAKISIFIGLAAALIDLVIGVLWGGIAGLKGGKVDEVMMRIADILYGIPYLLVVILFIVIFEKVNIWTMIIAMTIIGWVSMAKIVRGQVLQLKTQEYVLAARTLGAKTGRIMFKHLIPNAMGPIIVTLTLTIPNAIFTEAFLSFLGLGISPPVASWGTMAAEGVKAMQYYPWRLFFPAAFICITMLSFNVIGDGLRDALDPKLRK; encoded by the coding sequence ATGACAGAACCAAAAATGAATCCAAACCCATTTGATATTGTCGGGGCAAAATCTTCTGACGCCGAGAAAATATCCAAGCCTAGCCTCTCCTTCTGGAAGGATGCTTTTGTTCGTTTTCGTAAAAATAAACTAGCGATGCTGGGCATTATCATGCTCATTCTTCTTATCTTTATGGCTCTGTTTGGTGAAGCTATCTCTGGTCATGATACGGAAAAAACGGACCTATTAAATACAAATAAACCTCCATCCAGTGAACATTGGTTTGGAACCGATGATCTTGGTCGAGATATGTTTGCACGAACATGGGAAGGAGCCAAAATCTCCATTTTCATCGGGTTAGCTGCAGCTCTCATTGACCTTGTGATTGGAGTCCTTTGGGGCGGAATCGCAGGATTAAAAGGGGGAAAAGTCGATGAAGTCATGATGCGGATTGCTGATATTTTATACGGCATCCCTTATTTGCTAGTTGTTATTCTTTTCATCGTCATCTTTGAAAAGGTCAATATATGGACGATGATTATTGCGATGACCATCATCGGTTGGGTCAGTATGGCAAAAATCGTCCGAGGCCAAGTTCTTCAATTAAAAACGCAGGAATATGTGTTGGCTGCCCGTACTTTAGGGGCCAAAACGGGGCGGATTATGTTTAAACATTTAATTCCGAATGCAATGGGCCCCATTATTGTCACCTTAACCTTAACCATTCCAAATGCAATTTTTACAGAAGCCTTCTTAAGCTTCCTTGGACTTGGAATTTCTCCTCCTGTTGCCAGTTGGGGAACGATGGCTGCTGAAGGAGTTAAAGCGATGCAATATTATCCATGGAGACTCTTCTTCCCTGCTGCCTTTATTTGTATCACGATGCTTAGCTTTAATGTAATCGGCGATGGCTTGCGTGATGCATTGGACCCTAAATTGCGCAAATAG
- a CDS encoding manganese catalase family protein, with amino-acid sequence MFYHIKELQYEAKPSRPDPVYAKKLQEVLGGQYGEISVMMQYLFQGFNCRADKKYRDMLLDIGTEEMAHVEMLATLIARLLDNTPLDVQEAAYHSDPALAAVMGGMNPQHAIVSGLGAMAADSVGYPWNSRYIIASGNLLADFRANLNAESQGRLQVVRLFEMSDDPGVRDTLSFLIARDKAHQNQWYAAICELEERENDIVVPTTFPAHLEKQEVAYDFYNLSRGEASSQGRWAQGPSMDGRAQFQYYSKPGPFGPKPVLPLAPPDVHNTMPPMSKM; translated from the coding sequence ATGTTTTATCATATAAAAGAATTACAGTATGAAGCGAAACCTAGTAGACCCGATCCGGTTTATGCGAAAAAATTACAAGAGGTTTTAGGTGGTCAGTACGGGGAAATCTCCGTAATGATGCAGTACTTATTTCAAGGGTTTAACTGCCGAGCAGACAAAAAATACCGTGACATGCTATTAGATATTGGGACGGAAGAAATGGCGCACGTTGAAATGCTAGCAACGCTAATTGCTCGTTTACTAGATAATACACCTTTAGATGTACAAGAAGCGGCCTATCACAGTGACCCAGCATTAGCTGCCGTCATGGGAGGCATGAATCCACAGCATGCTATTGTTAGTGGATTAGGGGCTATGGCTGCTGACAGTGTCGGATATCCTTGGAATTCCAGATACATTATTGCGAGTGGTAATTTGCTTGCTGACTTCAGGGCTAACTTAAATGCCGAATCACAAGGACGCCTACAAGTGGTTCGTCTGTTTGAAATGAGTGATGATCCAGGAGTTAGGGATACACTTTCCTTCTTGATTGCAAGAGATAAAGCCCACCAAAATCAATGGTATGCAGCCATTTGTGAGTTAGAGGAACGCGAAAATGATATTGTGGTTCCAACTACGTTCCCTGCTCATCTTGAAAAACAAGAAGTGGCTTATGATTTCTATAACCTATCTCGTGGTGAGGCTAGTAGCCAAGGGCGTTGGGCACAGGGACCAAGTATGGATGGCCGCGCACAATTCCAATACTACTCAAAACCAGGCCCATTTGGTCCGAAGCCAGTATTACCATTGGCTCCTCCTGATGTGCATAATACAATGCCACCGATGTCGAAGATGTAA
- a CDS encoding ABC transporter ATP-binding protein produces MTETLLEIKQLKKYFNVGAPNEVRAVDDVSFSIFKGETLGLVGESGCGKSTTGRTIIRLYEATGGEVIFNGQNIQRVKSRKKQSELNRKMQMIFQDPYASLNPRMTVADIISEGIDIHGLVKGKKARLKRVHELLETVGLNREHANRYPHEFSGGQRQRIGIARALAVEPEFIIADEPISALDVSIQAQVVNLMKQLQKEKGLTYLFIAHDLSMVKYISDRIGVMYNGKLVELAPSEELYRNPLHPYTQALLSAIPRPDPEAERFRKRKTYDSSVHLYAEDENVQMREITPGHFVYCSEEEFKSYSRL; encoded by the coding sequence ATGACTGAGACTCTACTTGAAATCAAACAGTTAAAAAAATACTTTAACGTAGGAGCTCCAAATGAAGTAAGAGCTGTGGATGATGTATCTTTCTCGATTTTTAAAGGGGAAACATTGGGGCTAGTAGGCGAATCTGGATGTGGAAAATCTACGACTGGTCGAACCATTATTCGTTTGTATGAAGCAACAGGCGGAGAAGTCATTTTTAACGGTCAAAACATACAGCGAGTAAAGTCTCGGAAAAAACAGAGTGAGTTAAACCGAAAAATGCAAATGATTTTCCAGGATCCATATGCATCCCTTAATCCAAGGATGACGGTTGCGGATATTATTTCGGAGGGCATCGATATTCACGGGTTGGTAAAAGGGAAAAAAGCGCGGTTGAAACGAGTTCATGAATTACTTGAGACTGTAGGACTAAATCGAGAACATGCCAATCGATATCCTCACGAGTTCTCTGGCGGCCAAAGACAAAGAATCGGGATTGCTCGTGCACTAGCTGTGGAACCTGAATTTATCATTGCGGATGAACCGATCTCAGCTCTCGACGTTTCGATTCAAGCCCAAGTCGTCAATCTCATGAAACAATTGCAAAAGGAAAAAGGACTTACCTATCTCTTCATCGCACATGATTTGTCCATGGTGAAATATATTAGTGATCGAATTGGCGTGATGTACAACGGGAAGCTAGTCGAGTTAGCACCAAGCGAGGAGCTATACAGAAACCCGCTTCACCCATACACCCAAGCACTGTTATCCGCCATTCCACGTCCAGATCCTGAAGCGGAACGATTTCGAAAAAGAAAAACCTATGACAGTAGTGTTCATTTATATGCTGAGGATGAGAACGTTCAAATGCGTGAAATCACGCCGGGGCATTTTGTGTATTGTTCGGAGGAAGAATTTAAGTCATATTCACGGTTGTAA
- a CDS encoding phytoene desaturase family protein — protein sequence MQFSEDKAQHIKGEGRHIEEESLNIKGEPRHIKNKNQHTQQVFDSIIIGGGLAGMVAANLLADQGHKVLIIEKGKKLGGRATTSFIHDSYLNLGPHALYKEGAAFKILHELGVVLQGGEPKLKGILTLDHQGTKFPSSPIGLLQSSILSWKEKLEFVRMYSTITKINWRRVPNQTFTEWLQSRHVSPRVSILIQALLAISSYCKEKVSASFAIRQLQLAKKGVLYVDGGWDTITQQLVEKAIRKGVTIWKGEKVVRIDGNAPLFHVSLHSEEQLTGKTILYTGPPGLLSNLMEGPAEFKQIKLLEPVKGTSLDIVLKRDASYTHSFGFDTDSFLYYSNHSKAAHLSDQYDVAHLFGYEGNQENMEVFLEKIVPNWRERKVFSRYLPKLTVSYGYPNHATASIGEKAYQAIEGFYLAGDWCISEGLLADASVSSARNAANDISQFIRGEKTNGNRIVI from the coding sequence ATGCAATTTAGCGAGGATAAGGCACAGCACATAAAAGGAGAAGGACGGCACATAGAGGAAGAGTCACTGAACATAAAAGGGGAACCAAGGCACATAAAAAATAAAAACCAGCACACCCAGCAAGTGTTTGACTCCATTATCATTGGTGGCGGACTAGCGGGGATGGTTGCAGCAAACCTTTTAGCGGATCAAGGCCATAAGGTATTGATCATTGAAAAAGGCAAAAAACTTGGTGGGAGGGCTACAACCTCCTTCATTCACGATTCATACCTAAATTTAGGTCCACATGCTCTTTATAAGGAAGGAGCAGCGTTTAAAATCCTACATGAGTTAGGAGTCGTTTTACAAGGAGGCGAACCAAAGCTAAAAGGCATTCTTACATTAGATCATCAAGGTACGAAATTTCCATCATCACCTATAGGGCTCCTCCAATCCTCCATTTTAAGTTGGAAGGAAAAATTAGAATTTGTACGAATGTATTCAACCATTACAAAAATAAACTGGAGGAGAGTACCGAATCAAACATTTACAGAATGGCTCCAATCACGGCATGTTTCTCCAAGAGTATCTATCTTAATTCAAGCTTTGTTGGCCATCTCAAGCTATTGTAAAGAGAAGGTGAGTGCATCGTTTGCTATTCGACAACTCCAATTGGCCAAAAAGGGAGTTCTGTATGTAGACGGTGGTTGGGACACGATTACTCAACAATTGGTGGAAAAGGCAATTAGAAAAGGGGTAACCATTTGGAAGGGAGAAAAAGTAGTTAGAATCGATGGAAATGCTCCATTATTTCATGTATCACTTCATTCGGAAGAACAGTTGACCGGAAAAACGATTCTGTACACAGGTCCTCCAGGTTTATTGTCAAACCTAATGGAGGGACCAGCTGAGTTTAAGCAAATTAAGCTCCTAGAACCGGTCAAGGGTACATCGCTTGATATAGTGCTAAAAAGGGATGCATCCTACACCCATTCCTTTGGCTTTGATACCGATTCGTTTCTCTATTATTCCAATCATTCAAAAGCGGCCCATTTAAGTGACCAATACGATGTGGCTCATTTGTTTGGCTATGAAGGAAATCAAGAAAACATGGAAGTGTTTTTGGAAAAAATTGTACCAAATTGGAGAGAAAGAAAGGTTTTTTCAAGGTATTTACCGAAATTAACGGTTAGCTATGGATACCCCAATCATGCGACAGCGAGCATTGGAGAAAAAGCTTATCAAGCGATTGAGGGATTTTATCTAGCTGGAGATTGGTGTATAAGTGAAGGATTGTTAGCTGATGCTTCTGTTTCAAGTGCTAGAAATGCGGCGAATGACATCAGCCAGTTCATTCGAGGTGAAAAAACAAATGGAAATCGAATCGTTATATAA
- a CDS encoding N-acetyltransferase translates to MYTIRPEKIDEYIVIKDINDLAFGGEGEGKLVEAIRNSDHFIPELSLVAEDENGRVIGHILFSTIHIETTTGELVPTLGLAPMAVLPEYQNKGIGSLLVKSGLERAKDLGYAHVAVLGHPNFYPKFGFVPSVQYEIESPFPVPAEVFMVQELVEGSLKGLRGKVVYPPAFSAVS, encoded by the coding sequence ATGTATACCATTCGTCCAGAAAAAATTGATGAGTACATTGTCATCAAGGATATCAACGACCTTGCTTTCGGAGGAGAAGGAGAAGGTAAGCTAGTAGAAGCTATTAGAAATTCCGATCATTTTATCCCTGAGTTATCTTTGGTAGCAGAAGATGAGAATGGAAGAGTTATAGGCCATATTCTATTTAGTACGATTCATATCGAAACGACAACAGGTGAGCTTGTCCCAACCCTCGGATTAGCGCCGATGGCTGTTCTCCCAGAGTATCAAAACAAGGGAATTGGGTCTTTATTAGTAAAAAGTGGATTAGAACGGGCAAAGGATCTGGGCTATGCCCATGTTGCTGTTTTAGGGCACCCGAACTTTTACCCGAAATTTGGATTTGTCCCTTCAGTTCAGTATGAAATTGAATCCCCATTTCCGGTTCCAGCAGAAGTATTTATGGTTCAGGAATTGGTTGAGGGTTCATTGAAGGGCTTGAGAGGAAAAGTAGTGTATCCGCCTGCATTTAGTGCGGTTTCATAG